The stretch of DNA CATTTCTTAAAATAAATTAGAAGGCATTTAATGTTCCAGCAGACAGTGAGATCACACCAAAAACAGCACAGAAACATCACTTTTAAAATGAGCAAAAAAGGGTTTATTTGAAAGAGGTACAGAAGGAGAGATGGAAACAGGGAGGAGGACAATCAGCAGAAGAACAGAGTGGACAGACAGAGTCGGGGAGGAGTGGACTGTGACATGAAGAAGTGCTGTGTGGAGAGTCGTGCTAAGAGGAGAGACGGTGGCAGTGAGACAGATGGACGTGAGCCGGGGTTCTGGCTGAGCAGCAGAGGCAGAGCTGGACGAGGTGGACAGTGTGCAGAGTGTGGAGCTGCAAGGACGTGGAGGACGTGGAGCAAGTCTGAAGGACCCTGGAGACAGAGGACAACACAGGGACAAAAGAACAAAGACACGGTCGTGAGCACCACATGTGAAGTTTGTACGAACATGTTTATGGTCAAATATCACCAACTTCTAGAGCTACTAGATTCTTCCATCATTCATGTGCACGGTTGAAAGTGCATTTGAACAAAACTAGAACGGACAAAAACCAAAACCTATACATCTAACAAAGCTGTGATAAAATGTTGATCTGTCCTCTGACTGTCtggaaaaccaaataaaaacattttaactgGAACTGACATTCTGACTGACAACTGACACAGTCGACCTGTGTAAGATTTGCCTCAGTCGTCCACCAGATGTCCAGCAAAACTTTGATGTGAAATCAGCTCAGATTTTATCCAGACGTCTTCTCAATGGGACCTCTGGTGAGTTTTCTTTATTGGTTGTGTCCTTCGCTCTCATTCGGTTTCCTTTGTACTATGTTGTCCACTTTTGGTCACAATAAGGCACCGTAGTCTCGTTTGAACCCTGCGTGATATCGCGGGATTTGACCACTTTTTGGGGACAGCCGGTCCCGTTGTGCAATATATACACAACATAATTTCACATGGAAAAATGGTGTACTGTTTTGATTTCAGTTGCAATCACCAAAGCAGTTgcgaaaagtgtttttttttttttggttcccaGTGGAGAAGGGAAGACGAGGCAAATGGGAGACGTTGTGTCGGTAAGTGTTAGCGTACACAGCTAACCAGAGTAGCTGCGTTTTCTCTCACATGCAAAACCGCCTCAACATGTTTGAGCTCCGGGTCATAAACAAACCGCAACACATGTCCACTTTCCCACATGCATCATCactttttctttgcatttttacTTTGTGTGTAATTTGCGCAAAAACTCAGCAAAAATGCCGTGTTTTTTCCCCGGAAGTAGAGAAATTACGTCACATTTTACCCCTTTAGCGCCCGCTGTCAAACCAGACTGTGGTGCCCAATTGATGGTTTCGTCACTATATTTTAGTCCACTTGCCTAAAATACAAGATCATTTTTGTGCATATTGGAGATATTATATTGTGAATCCAGATTAGAAGAATAAGGAACAACATTAGTGTTGAATAAAATCCATTTTATGATTTAAATCATAAAACATCCAAAGGGATTACAGTTTTATGTTTAGTTTTGTGGGAGTTTGTCTGATTActttttgggttttaaaaatggaGCGACTGTGTATAAAAATGGCTGTAATTCCTTCACTGTCAAATTTAGATGATTTTGTACTCCTTCAATTCTTCATGTATCAAATAAAAATTCATCTTTTCAGCTTTACATCAGTGAACAACACTTTAAAATGTAACGAGTATTTGATTAAGCTGAGGGATGTTGCATTGAGTTTGTACTTTGTGGCCAGTTTACAGGATTCCCCGCCCCGCGTCATCCTGGAATCAATGATTATAACTTACCCAGTGCTGCAGAGTGTGTCACTGGAGCCAGGGGTGAAGCATCAGCTGCTCCAAGTTAGCTCGCTTGCTTGGACGTTGACAAAGGCACTTGTCCAAGAAATCCTGGCAGTCTGAGAAATATCAAGAAAGGAAAGATAAATGTGGCAACCTGGTGAATTGATCAAAAATGGGAAGCATAAAATTAGAAGTAAACAGACTTGTTCCTGACCTGACAAATATACTTTTTAGAAGAAAGGATATTTACAGAAAACCAAAGTGGAATTGTAGTGCAGTGAACAAAATGGATCAAACAAATGTGTTGTCGTATCTCTTACTTTTGGATACATTTAAATCCATGTTGAGCCTTTTGCGAAGGAACCTTTTGGTGGCAAATGGCTCATTTCCCTCCAGGAGGCCGTACATAAGTACACCCAGTTGCCAGACGGTGGTTGGAGACGCCCTGTATCTCTTGAGCTGGATGTACTCTGGAGGGGCGTAATCACGTGTACCTACAATAAACAGCACACAGACATATGAGGTGAGACGGACACAACAAAAACCCAACAAGATGTAAGTCCTGCACAGTGGTCTCCCTCATTAGTGGCCCCTCTCAGGAGAGGCCACCCCTCATATACGGCCACATTTCTACTGCAACAACTGTCTTTCTATTGATTTCACATCTCAAGAGAGGCCACACCTCAAACGTGGCCGCAGCCCACTCAAAAGGATGAAAATCCTCTCAACAGCGGTCATTCCGTGGAAATTCCCAACCGGGTTTTCCCACAGAAGTCGCATTAAAACTCTCCTGCAAATGTGAGCTTGCGAAATTACTCCagcaaacaaaagaagaaagaaaaattactCCTGTTGGCAAAACTTCCGCATCGTAGAAAAGTAAAGCTTTAACGTTAGAAGAAAAGGTGAAAGTCATTTGTATGAATGAGAAAGGAGAAGGTTCCCGAAAGTTAGCTGTTGATTTCAGTTTTGATAAAATGCAGATCAAcaacattcatacaaaggctgaAGATGCGCTGCAGGAAGAAACTCTTGCATCATGTCCTGATAATAATGGGTGATGTTTCCAAGGCATCAGAAGTtcttgttttgattttacatCATTTTTGTGACTTTAAAGGATACAATTCTTGTGGTGTGATGTTTTAAACTTAGATTGAGTGAAAGACATGGTTTTCCTCTGACTGCAGTCAATAAATCTGTGATGTTTTCCCCCAAACTTCATGCTTGTAGCAATATGTTATTGAGTACTGTACACACGCTGGATTTTGTCTCCTCCTCAACAAAGGCCACCCCTCTGATGGGGCCACTTTTAATCTGCAGTAAAGGTGGCCTTAATGGAGGGGGACCAATGTACAGGCTTTGAAGCATGCTGGTGTCTGTGCTTTTCTCTGGATTCCATAGCATGAAGCAGATGAGAGTCAATGAGGTGGGAGGTGATGGTCTAGTGGATTAAAGCGTTGGGCTTGAGACCAGAGGATCCTCGGTTCAAATCCCAGCCTGACCGGAAAATCACTAAGGGCCATTGGGCAAGATCCTTAATCCCCTAGTTGCTCCCGGTGTGTAGTGGGCGTCTTGCATGGCAGCAGCCTCACATCGGGGTGAATGTGAGGCATTGATGTGTAAAGCGCTTTGAGCGTCTGATGCAGATGGAAAAGCGCTATATAAATGCAGTCCATTTACCATTTAATGATGTCCCTGAAACAGTCTGAATCAGGCTGCTTCCCCAGCCAGTGCTGTACCCATTTCCAGCCGGGTGGGCTGAGGTAATGCATATTAAGTGTCTTGTCCAAGCACACAGACATGCATTACAATATAAAAGGTGTTAATCCAGAGCATAGAAGCAAAACATCATACCTTTGAAACGATCGTAGTGCCCCTCCATCGCTCGGGTTCCACAGCCAAAATCAATGAAGCGAGCTTGCAGTTCACCGTCGCTCCAGTCAAGCAGGACATTTTCATCTTTAATGTCCCGATGAAAGACACCGTTCCTATGGAGCTCCACGGCTGCCTTGATCAGCTGATGCATGATGTTctgaaagagaggaaaaaattctgatgacatcagcaaaaTCCCATCTACGAAATAACAGCCATAGAactttttatatttgtttgtttgttttttaaacgcCTTATGTGAATACGAATGAATGAAAATCCTTTATTGTCACTTTCACAAGTACAACACAAGTGGAAACGCCATCTGAGTGACTCTCTGTGAGGATTTTCTTTCACCAAAACATTAAATCCAGGCTTGCATCTCAGATGTACCTTCTGGCAAATTGTAGCTGAACTTTCAGGTCTTCTTTTTAATAAAACCCTCCTCTGTGCCACTTCATCATGAAGATGTTTAACTGGGGATACAAAATGCAAAACATGCACGATGCACAATTTCTCCAGTCACAGCCAGAGAAGCCTAAAACTTCTTCTGGGTTGTCTGGGTGCCTTGGTGTCTTTCCTCACTCTTCTCCTTCTTGCACAGTCACTCAGTTTTTGAGAACTGTCTCCTCCACACAGATTTACCATGGAGTGCCACACTGTTTGCATTTCTTCATAACTGATTTCCAAGACATATTTAATGACTTGGAAATGTTCATGTATCCATCCTCTGACTTGTATGAAGAAAACTGGCAATTAAATTGATCATTTACAAGTATTATACC from Rhinatrema bivittatum unplaced genomic scaffold, aRhiBiv1.1, whole genome shotgun sequence encodes:
- the LOC115081517 gene encoding serine/threonine-protein kinase pim-3-like; its protein translation is MQFSPTYEVTCLKTFDVDDFTEIDNTVKLVESFTYHEDFVLGEGGFGKVYDGHRDPDGMAMKNGKHERVPLEVFLMQKAAGGNHSGGSTAAISLLDWQVKGDELILILERPFPCSDLFDYIERKGGFLEEKEAKNIMHQLIKAAVELHRNGVFHRDIKDENVLLDWSDGELQARFIDFGCGTRAMEGHYDRFKGTRDYAPPEYIQLKRYRASPTTVWQLGVLMYGLLEGNEPFATKRFLRKRLNMDLNVSKNCQDFLDKCLCQRPSKRANLEQLMLHPWLQ